From Prosthecobacter sp., the proteins below share one genomic window:
- the mdoH gene encoding glucans biosynthesis glucosyltransferase MdoH, producing the protein MSAPIGSQTAHIAMTAGMPPKRISRMRRATFFSLVGLGTIVGAWLSFIFLSENGMRMAEWGLLLVFIPLYYQLNVGFWTAMFGVWLMNRPTPDSLSLWHTLNADDYEQPITASTAIVMPVFNEDVTRVFEGLRSIYLSLEATGQSKNFDFFILSDSDKTSQWIEEETAWLELCRQLKAFGRIFYRKRRKQINRKSGNVSDFCRRWGKRYRYMVVLDADSLMSGALLTSMVRIMEKNPGIGIVQTFPKQIAADTLLGRVMQFAQALYGPPFMAGLDYWQCGEANFWGHNAILRLAPFIEHCALPPLPANAPFGGHILSHDFVEAALMRKAGYAVRLLPTTRGSYEEGPPTLVDMLKRDRRWCQGNIQHFWLLFAKGWHPMSRVNFLHGILSYVSSLLWFLFLVLATYLAATPTQHTQPQSLLAEKILLGLTAMLIFLPKTVILLDEVITGRMFKPLKLRLLTFVSSLLDTIVFTLMAPVLMVFHARFVIYTLIGKSVSWVTQRRKIDGGINWSEIIFTFASVTLLGLAWAAVGAGIGFKLGSFAFLIWISPILFSLVASILVAVLVSGGRSGRRLGIFLTPEEYEPPTVLKNMQQNLEEIKDRLQLPPELERHYGLMQVCLDPYVNGLHVSLLRRRRTIDVSRSYLDEIGHRLITQGPQTINAQELKALMHDTDTVTNLHYRIWSAADHELAPFWATAIRQYNLASTSPFAHTLAKQEIVEEEERIQPKR; encoded by the coding sequence ATGAGCGCACCCATCGGCAGCCAGACCGCGCACATCGCGATGACCGCCGGCATGCCGCCGAAGCGCATCTCGCGCATGCGCCGCGCCACGTTCTTCTCGCTCGTCGGTCTCGGCACCATCGTCGGTGCGTGGTTGTCCTTCATCTTCCTGTCGGAAAACGGCATGCGCATGGCGGAGTGGGGCCTCCTGCTGGTGTTCATCCCGCTCTACTATCAGCTCAATGTCGGCTTCTGGACCGCCATGTTCGGCGTCTGGCTGATGAATCGCCCGACGCCGGACTCCCTCAGCCTCTGGCACACGCTTAACGCCGACGACTACGAGCAGCCCATCACCGCCAGCACCGCCATCGTCATGCCGGTCTTCAATGAGGACGTGACACGCGTGTTTGAAGGCCTGCGCTCGATTTACCTCTCCCTCGAAGCCACCGGCCAGTCGAAGAACTTCGACTTCTTCATTCTCAGCGATTCCGACAAAACCAGCCAGTGGATCGAGGAGGAAACCGCCTGGCTCGAACTCTGCCGCCAGCTCAAGGCCTTCGGGCGCATCTTCTACCGCAAGCGCCGCAAGCAGATCAACCGCAAGAGCGGCAACGTCAGCGACTTCTGCCGCCGCTGGGGCAAGCGCTACCGCTACATGGTCGTCCTCGACGCGGACAGCCTCATGTCCGGCGCACTGCTCACCAGCATGGTGCGCATCATGGAAAAAAATCCCGGCATCGGCATCGTGCAGACGTTTCCGAAGCAGATCGCCGCCGACACACTGCTCGGCCGCGTGATGCAATTCGCGCAAGCACTCTACGGGCCGCCGTTCATGGCCGGACTCGATTACTGGCAGTGCGGCGAGGCCAACTTCTGGGGCCACAACGCCATCCTGCGTCTCGCACCCTTCATCGAGCACTGTGCGCTGCCGCCGCTGCCCGCAAACGCACCCTTCGGCGGCCACATTCTCAGCCACGATTTCGTGGAGGCCGCGCTCATGCGCAAAGCCGGTTACGCGGTGCGTTTGTTGCCAACGACACGCGGCAGCTATGAGGAAGGCCCGCCCACGCTGGTGGACATGCTCAAACGCGACCGCCGCTGGTGCCAGGGCAACATCCAGCACTTCTGGCTGCTGTTTGCCAAAGGCTGGCATCCCATGAGCCGCGTCAATTTCCTGCACGGCATTCTCAGTTACGTCAGCTCGCTGCTGTGGTTCCTCTTCCTCGTGCTGGCCACCTACCTCGCCGCCACACCCACGCAGCACACGCAGCCGCAATCGCTGCTCGCGGAGAAGATCCTCCTCGGCCTCACCGCCATGCTCATCTTCCTGCCGAAGACGGTCATTCTGCTCGATGAGGTCATCACCGGCCGCATGTTCAAACCGCTCAAGCTTCGCCTGCTCACGTTTGTCAGCAGCCTGCTCGACACCATCGTCTTCACGCTCATGGCTCCCGTGCTGATGGTCTTCCACGCGCGTTTCGTCATCTACACCCTCATCGGCAAAAGCGTGAGCTGGGTCACGCAGCGCCGTAAGATCGACGGCGGCATCAACTGGAGTGAGATCATCTTCACCTTTGCCAGCGTCACATTGCTGGGCCTCGCCTGGGCTGCTGTGGGTGCAGGCATCGGCTTCAAACTAGGATCGTTTGCGTTCCTCATCTGGATCAGCCCGATTCTCTTCTCGCTCGTCGCCTCCATCCTCGTCGCGGTACTGGTTTCCGGCGGGCGCAGTGGCAGGCGGCTTGGCATCTTCCTCACGCCCGAGGAATACGAGCCGCCCACCGTGCTCAAGAACATGCAGCAGAACCTGGAGGAAATTAAAGACCGCCTCCAGCTTCCGCCCGAGCTGGAACGTCACTACGGCCTCATGCAGGTCTGCCTCGATCCGTATGTGAACGGCCTCCACGTCAGCCTCCTGCGCCGTCGCCGTACCATCGACGTCTCCCGCAGCTACCTCGACGAGATCGGCCACCGCCTCATCACCCAGGGGCCGCAAACGATCAACGCACAGGAGCTCAAGGCTCTCATGCATGACACCGACACGGTGACCAACCTACACTATCGCATCTGGAGCGCCGCCGACCACGAGCTCGCCCCCTTCTGGGCCACCGCCATCCGACAATACAACCTCGCCTCCACCAGCCCCTTCGCCCACACGCTGGCGAAGCAGGAGATCGTGGAGGAAGAAGAACGGATTCAGCCAAAGCGCTGA
- a CDS encoding DUF1501 domain-containing protein, which translates to MKMHPLCSGNHSNLFTTAQGRRDFLQVGAMAGLGITLPQLLKLQAADLAMPAVESYKPVATSIIHIYLPGGMAQHESWDPKPFASPDYRGPFSPIKGVTGEYVGEKFANIAKILDKISIIRSVTHGEAAHERGTHNMFTGYRPSPAIKFPSFGSIISHEQGPRNNLPPYVAIPSVFAPDQGSGYMSSAFGPFALGSDPADGNFTVRDLASPKDIDAKRFERRRSLLGAVDEHFRSTEKSDGLSAMDKFYAAAYNLISSDKAREAFNLAAEPVKLRDEYGRNAAGQRFLLARRLVEAGVRMVSVNYGSWDHHSNIKGSFESQAPQFDTAFARLIKDLDERGMLDSTLVLVSSEFGRTPKINSTNGRDHYPRVFSVAVAGGGVKKGFVYGKSDALGGEPDENPVGPEDLARTMYRLLGINASKRIVVENVRPVDIVNGGRLINELIA; encoded by the coding sequence ATGAAAATGCATCCCTTGTGCTCCGGCAATCACAGCAACCTCTTCACGACCGCCCAAGGCCGTCGTGATTTCCTTCAGGTGGGCGCCATGGCGGGTCTTGGCATCACGCTGCCGCAGTTGTTGAAGCTCCAGGCTGCCGACCTGGCCATGCCTGCGGTGGAGAGTTACAAGCCGGTCGCCACCTCGATCATCCACATCTACCTGCCGGGCGGGATGGCGCAGCATGAGTCGTGGGATCCGAAGCCCTTTGCCTCGCCCGATTACCGTGGGCCGTTCAGTCCGATCAAGGGCGTGACGGGCGAGTACGTCGGTGAGAAGTTCGCGAACATCGCCAAGATCCTCGACAAGATCAGCATCATCCGCTCGGTGACGCACGGTGAGGCGGCGCACGAACGCGGTACGCACAACATGTTCACCGGCTACCGCCCCAGCCCGGCGATCAAGTTCCCCAGCTTCGGCTCCATCATTTCGCACGAGCAGGGTCCGCGGAACAACCTGCCGCCCTACGTTGCCATCCCGAGTGTCTTCGCACCGGATCAAGGGAGCGGCTACATGAGCAGCGCCTTCGGTCCCTTCGCCCTCGGCAGCGATCCTGCGGATGGCAATTTCACCGTGCGTGATCTTGCCTCGCCGAAAGACATCGACGCAAAGCGCTTCGAGCGCCGCCGCAGCCTGCTCGGCGCGGTGGATGAGCATTTCCGCAGCACGGAGAAATCCGACGGCCTCAGCGCCATGGATAAATTCTACGCGGCGGCCTACAACCTCATCAGTTCCGACAAAGCCCGCGAAGCCTTCAATCTCGCCGCTGAACCGGTCAAACTGCGCGATGAATACGGCCGCAACGCCGCTGGCCAGCGCTTCCTCCTCGCACGTCGTCTCGTTGAAGCCGGTGTGCGCATGGTTTCGGTGAACTACGGCAGTTGGGACCATCACTCGAACATCAAAGGCTCATTTGAGAGCCAGGCGCCGCAGTTCGACACCGCCTTCGCCCGTCTCATCAAGGATCTCGACGAACGCGGCATGCTCGACAGCACACTGGTGCTTGTCAGCTCCGAATTCGGTCGCACGCCGAAGATCAACAGCACCAACGGCCGCGACCACTACCCGCGCGTCTTCTCCGTGGCGGTGGCCGGTGGCGGCGTGAAGAAAGGTTTTGTTTACGGCAAGTCCGACGCCCTCGGCGGCGAACCTGACGAAAATCCCGTCGGCCCCGAAGACCTCGCCCGCACGATGTACCGCCTGCTCGGCATCAACGCCAGCAAGCGCATCGTCGTCGAAAACGTCCGCCCGGTGGACATCGTGAACGGTGGCCGGCTGATCAATGAATTGATCGCGTAG
- a CDS encoding AAA family ATPase produces MFTWVPIHQEAAEKLRAYRRHQPELIQVIRDMRAAGLKASSIEDMDADGRRFELLEIDPFTFMGNFNRGVTDTNRTAMWRFLKERWSLTSEVPQDYDGLPILNNQSAWLMPYSKRRDPHHVETLWEVFEVLMKSSPEEGTLTAEMLDACFALRKVGKATLTMGFFWCRPQAWPALDRKNIAFAKTKGVTTEPDDGASYLSWIHELRRVVGPDVIEFSRQAHLWAESSPQKFGHPFDFMFDDRQQADVVLDRLRSYLFDLDDGDNTGGVRLIISSKVYQTTKAPKVPCTAFRIMYGRWVVMDYGASKTEKIVRLVLREDSPIAAQASHRWSVFEIQIDGHAYAVFTFELDEYLENVALQQEHLAVSLCVRDHFRSMKRSPYSEDHRPELWQLIMEPNSRTELLLQGLKEVAQNKARPIWLIAPGENAKLLPEWREQSHITIGWGKTGDLSHLTELDQVREALATTEPDAGKNIVGSMLHDFAQGMQEGDEVFLKGGLFRILGRGVVRGEYEFVEGAAARHCHQRSVEWLDDRGMDVPDGVQLPQVTLSRLEDKAELMAAIREFYSSNPDTSVVQEQPGNSSAAPNYWWFNCNPDIWDIESRIEKEKVSNDEVEVYTAVNQNGRKRQKPQWFAAARPGDLAIAYVTSPKRFAVAICRVTRGMAETGGVGVGFSIIEKLRRPVLLDEMKAQPLLKASEPLSFSQASILRLTKAEFDSVIELAESDVESAASEPSIYDMGVALKDLFMMQEKLESICTTLRRKKNLVLQGAPGTGKTFVARRLAYLLMGVKDESRAPMVQFHQSMSYEDFVQGYRPDGNGGFVLRDGPFYRFCRQAMTRPDDPHVFIIDEINRGNLSKILGELMMLIESDKRSPSYALPLTYTSSHEDRFYVPENVFIIGTMNTADRSLSMVDYALRRRFAFVEMEPGFAHPAFRSFLESKKISPGVCDRIIQGMALVNERITGDAANLGSGYRIGHSFFVPNSEVHDAEGWLTDVLTHEVLPLLQEYWVDDPKGLGAARQALGI; encoded by the coding sequence ATGTTCACCTGGGTTCCCATTCATCAAGAGGCGGCGGAAAAATTGCGTGCCTACCGGCGGCATCAGCCGGAGTTGATTCAAGTCATTCGAGACATGCGTGCGGCGGGCCTCAAAGCCAGCTCCATTGAGGACATGGATGCCGATGGACGGCGTTTTGAGCTTCTCGAAATCGACCCATTCACCTTCATGGGCAATTTCAATCGTGGTGTCACGGATACGAACCGCACAGCCATGTGGCGCTTCCTCAAGGAACGATGGTCGCTCACTTCGGAAGTTCCGCAGGATTACGACGGACTGCCGATCCTCAACAACCAGTCTGCCTGGCTGATGCCATATTCAAAGCGACGCGATCCCCATCACGTCGAAACGCTGTGGGAGGTCTTTGAGGTGCTGATGAAATCCAGTCCAGAAGAAGGAACTCTCACAGCCGAAATGCTCGACGCCTGTTTTGCGCTTCGCAAGGTCGGCAAAGCCACTCTGACCATGGGCTTTTTCTGGTGCCGTCCGCAAGCCTGGCCCGCGTTGGATCGCAAGAACATCGCCTTCGCTAAAACGAAGGGAGTTACCACTGAACCAGACGATGGGGCCTCATATCTATCTTGGATTCACGAGTTGCGGCGAGTGGTGGGACCAGATGTCATTGAGTTCTCACGTCAGGCCCATCTCTGGGCTGAAAGTTCCCCGCAGAAGTTTGGGCACCCGTTTGATTTCATGTTTGATGACCGGCAGCAGGCAGACGTCGTGCTCGACCGACTGCGCAGCTACCTTTTCGACTTGGATGACGGCGACAACACAGGAGGTGTGCGGTTGATCATCAGCAGCAAAGTTTACCAGACCACGAAGGCTCCGAAGGTGCCATGCACGGCTTTCCGCATCATGTATGGCCGTTGGGTGGTGATGGACTATGGCGCAAGCAAGACGGAGAAAATCGTCAGACTGGTGCTGCGGGAGGATTCCCCGATCGCAGCTCAGGCATCTCACCGCTGGAGTGTTTTCGAGATTCAAATCGACGGCCATGCTTATGCTGTGTTCACCTTTGAGCTGGATGAGTATTTGGAGAACGTCGCCCTTCAGCAGGAGCATCTTGCTGTATCTCTTTGCGTGAGGGATCACTTTCGTTCGATGAAGCGTAGTCCCTACTCGGAGGATCATCGCCCAGAACTCTGGCAGCTCATCATGGAGCCTAATTCACGAACGGAGCTCCTCCTGCAAGGTCTCAAAGAGGTCGCCCAAAACAAGGCACGCCCCATCTGGCTTATCGCGCCCGGAGAAAACGCCAAACTGCTGCCTGAGTGGCGCGAGCAGTCACACATCACGATTGGATGGGGGAAAACAGGAGATCTGAGCCATTTGACCGAGTTGGATCAGGTTCGCGAAGCGTTGGCCACCACAGAACCGGATGCGGGGAAGAACATTGTCGGCAGCATGCTTCATGACTTTGCCCAAGGAATGCAGGAGGGGGACGAGGTTTTCCTCAAAGGCGGCCTGTTTCGTATCCTCGGACGCGGTGTGGTGCGCGGTGAGTATGAGTTTGTTGAAGGCGCAGCAGCACGACATTGCCACCAGCGATCCGTGGAGTGGCTGGATGACCGTGGGATGGACGTGCCGGATGGCGTGCAATTGCCACAGGTCACACTCAGTCGCCTTGAGGATAAAGCAGAATTGATGGCGGCCATCCGCGAGTTCTACAGCAGCAATCCCGACACCTCGGTAGTCCAAGAGCAACCCGGCAATTCATCAGCAGCTCCCAATTACTGGTGGTTCAACTGCAATCCAGACATCTGGGACATCGAGAGCCGCATCGAGAAGGAGAAGGTGTCCAACGATGAGGTTGAAGTTTACACAGCGGTCAATCAGAACGGTCGCAAGCGCCAAAAACCGCAGTGGTTTGCCGCAGCACGTCCCGGAGACCTCGCCATTGCCTATGTGACATCGCCGAAGCGATTTGCCGTGGCGATCTGTCGCGTGACTCGCGGCATGGCCGAGACAGGAGGCGTTGGTGTCGGTTTTTCCATCATCGAGAAACTGCGGCGTCCTGTGCTGCTGGATGAGATGAAAGCCCAGCCGCTACTGAAGGCGAGCGAACCGCTCAGCTTCTCTCAAGCCTCGATTTTGCGGCTGACGAAGGCGGAATTTGACTCGGTGATCGAGCTAGCGGAGTCGGACGTGGAATCAGCAGCCTCCGAGCCGTCCATCTATGATATGGGTGTCGCTTTGAAGGATCTCTTCATGATGCAGGAGAAACTCGAAAGCATCTGCACCACCCTCCGACGGAAGAAAAACCTCGTGCTCCAAGGCGCACCTGGCACGGGAAAGACCTTTGTGGCGCGCCGCCTTGCCTATTTGCTGATGGGCGTGAAAGACGAGAGCCGCGCTCCGATGGTCCAGTTTCATCAGAGCATGAGCTACGAGGACTTCGTGCAGGGCTACCGCCCCGATGGCAACGGCGGGTTCGTTTTGAGAGACGGCCCGTTTTACCGCTTCTGCCGTCAGGCCATGACTCGACCGGATGATCCACATGTGTTCATCATTGATGAGATCAACCGGGGAAACCTCTCCAAAATACTCGGCGAGCTAATGATGCTCATCGAGTCCGATAAACGGAGCCCATCCTATGCGCTGCCTCTCACCTACACCTCGTCTCACGAAGATCGTTTTTATGTGCCGGAGAATGTCTTCATCATTGGCACCATGAACACGGCGGACCGTTCGCTAAGCATGGTGGACTACGCCCTGCGCAGACGCTTTGCCTTTGTCGAAATGGAACCGGGCTTTGCTCATCCTGCCTTCCGTAGCTTTTTGGAGTCCAAAAAGATTTCCCCCGGAGTGTGTGATCGCATCATCCAGGGCATGGCCTTGGTAAATGAGCGCATTACCGGAGATGCGGCCAATCTTGGCAGCGGCTACCGCATCGGACACAGCTTCTTCGTCCCCAATTCGGAAGTTCACGATGCGGAAGGATGGCTGACGGATGTGCTCACGCATGAAGTCCTACCGCTGCTCCAGGAATACTGGGTGGACGATCCGAAAGGCCTCGGTGCCGCTCGTCAGGCACTCGGCATTTGA